A stretch of the Chelonia mydas isolate rCheMyd1 chromosome 5, rCheMyd1.pri.v2, whole genome shotgun sequence genome encodes the following:
- the HEMGN gene encoding hemogen isoform X2 — protein MEGLEKDHPYSESSQQPPPAREEHTVPGAITRRLRDRELLRKRKAEAQEKDTVQWVLGERGTSKGPKRGRGAGRRGRQQDTEPEPQPEGQEEVEKEPAEKAQGSPGHHEEEPALSLAQELSGGTQQEAVEGPPAEDTLHPEEHGEAPKSEEAGISEALNISLENDHTDNGYYPSVLF, from the exons atggAGGGCTTAGAAAAGGACCATCCTTACTCAGAATCTTCCCAGCAGCCTCCACCAGCCAGAGAGGAACACACTGTGCCAG GGGCCATCACACGCCGCCTGAGAGACCGAGAGCTGCTGAGGAAAAGGAAAGCGGAGGCACAGGAGAAAGATACTGTCCAGTGGGTTCTGGG AGAGCGGGGAACGAGCAAAGGGCCAAAGAGGGGCCGAGGAGCTGGAAGAAGAGGCCGACAGCAGGATACAGAGCCGGAGCCTCAGCCTGAAGGGcaagaggaggtggagaaggaacCCGCAGAGAAAGCACAGGGATCGCCAGGGCACCATGAGGAGGAGCCCGCCTTATCTTTGGCTCAAGAGCTGTCTGGTGGGACTCAGCAGGAGGCCGTGGAGGGCCCCCCAGCCGAGGATACTCTGCATCCAGAAG AGCATGGGGAAGCGCCAAAGTCAGAAGAAGCAGGAATATCAGAGGCTTTGAATATCTCCCTGGAAAATGACCACACAGATAATGGATACTACCCCTCAGTtttattttga
- the HEMGN gene encoding hemogen isoform X1, translating into MQLCQPKPLALPAMLAELHFCQRSSGCVGRGEKHARGGRRGEAGISCTSDSAEGYWPSCVHGRSSLLAEHSSTATLTKRSARGTPRPAPTDSAWQLGASLSFVPGRAVPWFTAPCETLYCSDRERGTSKGPKRGRGAGRRGRQQDTEPEPQPEGQEEVEKEPAEKAQGSPGHHEEEPALSLAQELSGGTQQEAVEGPPAEDTLHPEEHGEAPKSEEAGISEALNISLENDHTDNGYYPSVLF; encoded by the exons ATGCAGCTGTGCCAGCCAAAGCCCCTAGCGCTGCcagctatgctggcagaactGCACTTCTGCCAGCGGAGTTCAGGTTGCGTGGGCCGGGGGGAGAAGCACGCAcgcggggggagaagaggagaggctGGAATAAGCTGCACCAGCGACAGTGCTGAGGGCTACTGGCCTAGCTGTGTCCACGGTAGGAGCTCTTTGCTAGCAGAGCACAGCAGTACGGCTACGCTGACAAAGCGCTCTGCACGGGGAACCCCacgcccagctcccactgacagtGCCTGGCAGCTGGGGGCTTCCCTCTCCTTTGTGCCTGGGAGGGCTGTCCCCTGGTTCACGGCGCCGTGCGAGACGCTGTACTGTTCCGACAGAGAGCGGGGAACGAGCAAAGGGCCAAAGAGGGGCCGAGGAGCTGGAAGAAGAGGCCGACAGCAGGATACAGAGCCGGAGCCTCAGCCTGAAGGGcaagaggaggtggagaaggaacCCGCAGAGAAAGCACAGGGATCGCCAGGGCACCATGAGGAGGAGCCCGCCTTATCTTTGGCTCAAGAGCTGTCTGGTGGGACTCAGCAGGAGGCCGTGGAGGGCCCCCCAGCCGAGGATACTCTGCATCCAGAAG AGCATGGGGAAGCGCCAAAGTCAGAAGAAGCAGGAATATCAGAGGCTTTGAATATCTCCCTGGAAAATGACCACACAGATAATGGATACTACCCCTCAGTtttattttga
- the HEMGN gene encoding hemogen isoform X3 translates to MEGLEKDHPYSESSQQPPPAREEHTVPGAITRRLRDRELLRKRKAEAQEKDTVQERGTSKGPKRGRGAGRRGRQQDTEPEPQPEGQEEVEKEPAEKAQGSPGHHEEEPALSLAQELSGGTQQEAVEGPPAEDTLHPEEHGEAPKSEEAGISEALNISLENDHTDNGYYPSVLF, encoded by the exons atggAGGGCTTAGAAAAGGACCATCCTTACTCAGAATCTTCCCAGCAGCCTCCACCAGCCAGAGAGGAACACACTGTGCCAG GGGCCATCACACGCCGCCTGAGAGACCGAGAGCTGCTGAGGAAAAGGAAAGCGGAGGCACAGGAGAAAGATACTGTCCA AGAGCGGGGAACGAGCAAAGGGCCAAAGAGGGGCCGAGGAGCTGGAAGAAGAGGCCGACAGCAGGATACAGAGCCGGAGCCTCAGCCTGAAGGGcaagaggaggtggagaaggaacCCGCAGAGAAAGCACAGGGATCGCCAGGGCACCATGAGGAGGAGCCCGCCTTATCTTTGGCTCAAGAGCTGTCTGGTGGGACTCAGCAGGAGGCCGTGGAGGGCCCCCCAGCCGAGGATACTCTGCATCCAGAAG AGCATGGGGAAGCGCCAAAGTCAGAAGAAGCAGGAATATCAGAGGCTTTGAATATCTCCCTGGAAAATGACCACACAGATAATGGATACTACCCCTCAGTtttattttga